The DNA segment CACACAAAAAATAATTGATGGTGTAGAAGAGGTGTTACTTAACCCAAGTATATATAAAACAATGTCGGCGGCAATCAACCCTTATGGTGACGGTAAAGCGACTGAAAGAATTGTAAAAATACTCTCTGAATAACGCCACATCCATATGCGAAGAAGCAGGAAAAAATAATGAGCGAAAAATTCAAAAAAATCTGTGTTATGGGTCTTGGTTATATCGGTCTGCCAACAGCATCCTTGTTGGGCACCAAAGGTTACGAGGTTCATGGAGTCGATGTATCGCAAGACGTTGTCGACACCATCAATGATGGTCGTATTCATATTGTAGAGCCAGATTTAGATATTATGGTTAAGTCAGCTGTGCAGGCTGGTAATTTAACAGCCAGTCTGGAGCCTTGTGAGGCTGATATATTTGTTATCGCTGTTCCCACGCCTTTCAAGCAGAGTGTTGCTGCAGATCATGTTAGCGGTAAACAGCCAGACCTAAGTTATATCGAGCAAGCTACAGAAAAAATTTCCCCTTTTGTAAAACCCGGTAATCTTGTTATTTTAGAGTCAACAAGCCCCGTTGGCACCACTGATGAAGTGGTAGCCACTCTATTGAAAAAAAATGGCCATAGTGTTGGTGAAGATGTCTTTGTAGCGCATTGCCCTGAGCGAGTTTTACCTGGCCGTATCCTTATTGAGTTGGTTGAAAATGATAGAGTTGTAGGCGGCATTAATGAAGTGTCTACGCAGGTCGCTGTTGAATTCTATGAAGAATTTGTTAGAGGTGATGTATTAGCAACGACTGCAAAAACAGCCGAAATGGTAAAACTGACTGAGAACTCATCCCGTGATGTACAGATTGCGTTTGCTAATGAACTTTCAATGATCTGTGAGACAGAATCCATTAACACATGGGAAGTTATTGAACTGGCTAACCGGCACCCGAGGGTTAACATCTTGAATCCCGGCCCCGGTGTTGGCGGTCATTGTATTGCAGTTGATCCCTGGTTTATTGTTGATCGTTCACCTTCGATATCCCCCTTAATTCGTACGGCGAGAGAGGTGAATGATACTAAACCGCAATGGGTGATAGAGCGCGTTAAAAAATGTGCTGACAAATTTAAAAACCCGGTTATTGCCTGTTTAGGTTTAGCCTTTAAGGCGGATGTTGATGATCTAAGGGAGTCACCGGCCTTTGACATTGTTAAACAGTTACAAGAAGAGGCAATTGGTGAACTCCTTATTTGTGAGCCAAACCTAAAGTCTCATAAAGAGTTTGATTTAGTGAGTGTTGAAGAAGCCATCGATAAAGCCGATATCATTATGTTGTTGGTCGATCACAAGAAATTCAAAAACTTTAAAGCGGTAGAGTTGGGCGAAAAAATTGTTATTGATACTCGCGGAGTTATTAAATAACTTAATTTTCTACAGTGCTAAGGCTTCCCGCCTACCGTGAGTTTTCACGATATAACCAAGTAGTTATCAAAAGGCAAAAAGCGTGGAATCTAAACAACTCGCCAAAAATATCTCAATAGTTGCTGGGGAAGAATCTTTCAGAAATTTATTGGTGTTTTTGCGCTCGCAGCCTATGCCAGATTGCTTGTCCCAGAGCAGCTTTCACTCATTGCTATTTATGGTTTGTTTGGCCAGCTGGCATTGGTTATGTTTGGTTTTGGTGTAGTGCCTTTTATCATCAGGCAAGTGCCAGAGATGATTCATCACAACCCTGATCATATCGGTGCACATACCAGAAAGTGCTATATTATTGCTGTGTTTGCAGGTTTGGCCTTTGGCTTGACCTTATATTTCTCACTCAATTATATTCCAGCCTTTGAGACCTTAAAAACTATCAGTGACACATCCTGGGCCTTTCTTATTATTGGCTTGGCGGCTCAAAGTTTAAATAACGTTCAGTTAGCGCTTCTTTCTGCACTCAAAAAATTTAAAGCAGTAGCGGCTGTCACGATGTTTATGGCAACCAGCACCCCCATTATCATATTAATCTTATTCTATTTTTTCGACAGTGATGGCATTTTGATGGGGCTTTCGGTAGCTTCAATGCTGTTATGTGGTTTTTCTCGCTATATGCTTTCAACCAATATTGATATAGATATTAGCGTCCACAAAGGTATCGAAACAGCCATATTAAAAACATCCTGGCCATTTTATATGGAAGGTTTTGTCATGTTTTTCCGACGCCAGGGCGATCAGGTGGTTGTAGCATTTATTCTTGGCGATGCTGCGTTAGGTATATATTTCTTCGCCAAAAGAATGGTTGAGATGATGGCCAACATAATTAGCGCAGCGGATAGAGTTATAAGCACAACATTGTCACATCGCTTTATGACGATGAAAGAAAAGATTGCGGGTGATTTTGCCAACTTAATGAAATTGGCGGTGTATTTTTCACCATTGCTTGCGATTGTAGCCGCAATCCTCGTTCCGCTGTATATAGAAATTATTTCAGGGGATAAATATATTGCAGCACTGATACCCGGAATAATATTATGTTTTAGAGTAATAACCGATGTGACCAGGGGAATAGTGATTGGACGAATGATCTTTGTGGTCTGCGAACCTAGCGTAAGGCTGAAGTTAACAACCTTCGAAGTGTTGATAGCTCTTCCTGCCATGTTTATTGGTGGTTATACATATGGCCTGGTGGGAATAGCATTTGCGCCAATTATATCGGGTGTTATATCGGGTATTTATGGCGTGTTTATTTTACGCAAAAGGCTGAACATTACCTTCCCCGTTTATGATGTATTGTTGGGTTTTATGTGTATGTTTATGTCATTGGCTGTGGTGTATTACTTTAGCACTTATACACAGAGCATGTATTTAAATACAATATTATGCATGTTGTTTGGGGGGATGACTTACTTGGTGATGATGACTAATCTAGTCAATAAAAAAGAAGTGTCTACGTTGTTAAAAAATATTGTACCTGAGAAGCTGCATGTCATTATACATTGGTTATTTAAACTGAGGTTTGTTCGCGCATGATAAAGATATTAATAATTGTAATGATGCTTATTGGCAGTAATTCCTCCTTTGCGGACAGTGATTTATTCAAGGATGACTTTATCAATAATTTTCAATTACTTTATGGCTCAACACCCAAGCTAACTCCGAGTAATATTAAACAGTTATCAAAAAATAAGCTTATTGGTTTTGACCGCTTTCGTTATGGTCAGGGCGTGAAGCAAACCTGGTCAGAAATCCGCAGGAATAATAAAGATGCAAAAATCATATTGTACCAAGGCGGCCCCAGCATCAACACGAAAACTGATGGCCACACAGAAAAATATTTAAACAATGTCGGGCGCTATAAAAAATCCCGAGGCCATTCTATGGGCTCCGTTGATGATCATCCAGAGTGGTATCTTCGTTGGCCTCTAAATGTAAGGGCCGTGTTTCTCTATTATCCCGACCAATATATTCTGGATTTTGGTAATAAAGATTTTCAGCGCTATTGGCTTGAAGCAACCATGACAGATGTCGTTAAGCAGAAATGGGTTGCTGATGGCCTTATGATTGATAACTGTGTGGTTTATCATGACAATGCCTGGGGTAAATACGTTGCTAAAAATATAGTGAACTATAAGTCCGGTGATGAATGGAACGAAGCAATGAATAGCTTTGTGAATAACCTGACACAAGGGCTTGCTGAAAATGGCCAGATTGTTATGGCCAACCGTGGTTATTCGAAATTAAAAAAAGGGGGCGAAGCTTGGGAGGCGCTAGATAAATTACCTAGCCCGCCTGCCGTTGCTTTAGATGAAGGTGCATTTGTAGTTTCGTGGGGCAGGGGAGATGCAGCCTTTTTGCCTGAGCAGCATTGGCTAAATCAGGTTGAGCTGCCAGAGAAAATCAATAATTCTTCAGTTGCTTATATGGCTCACATCGGCAGTGATATTGGCGAAATCGGTAAAGATACCACAGGCAGCAGTTTTGAATTTTATGATGCCTTCGGTTTTGCCTTAGGCTCGTATTTGTTGTCTAAGCGTGCTGATGGTCCGCCAACTTTATTTTCTTTTGACTATGATAAAGAAAAAAGAGGGGCAATGAATAGAGTGTCTTGGTTTGATGTTTATGAAACTCTGGATTTTGGCAAGGCTACAGGGCGATTCTATAAAGTCAGTGAGGGGAAGCATCACTATTACCAAAGAGATTTTGAACGCGGCAGTGTTATGGTCAATCCTGGGAATAAGGTGATAAGAGATATTGATATTAAAGCGGGGTATCAAGAGCGAAAAATGGACGCAACAGAGCCATTGTCATATATAGCGAAGGTCAATTTAAAGCCACAGCGTGCCAAATTTTTTCAACGAGTTGACTTGACGGCAGTGAAATAGTCTTGAATGGCAGCAAGGCTTTCTGCATTAATTAAAATGTAGCCACTGGCTTAAATCAAGGCCCGTCAACTGCTGTGTTTTTTCTATATCTTGTTTGTATAGCTCCAGTAATTTTAGTTTAGTTTCCCTGCTGAAGTCCGGCCTGGCAGACATGTTTTTATTGAGAATAAATTTTCCTGCTTTTTTCAAAAATCCGGGAAAGTAGTCTTGAGCGAGCTGCTTGAGCTTGCGATTACGTAGCCACTTATTTAGCGTAGGGTTTTTAGGGACCTGACCAATATTGTGTTTTTCCCGGAGGTCTGGCTGAAAATTTGTGTCAACATCAACAAATGAATATAAGTCGTTAATGATTTTTTCAGGGTTTTTGTTGAATGTCTCGTAAAGGCTAACATGAATATTTTCACGGGGGAAAAGATCATAAAAACGGTTCAGGTTTTCATGATAAAAGCCAGCATTGACATAGTGTTCATCAGCGGTGAACTGATGGTTTAGATCCAGGTTGATCTTGCCAGAACGAACGTGCATTAAATAACCAGAAATTGCCCGTTCGACAGGGTTACGCAGGCTGACTATCAGTTTGGCTTTAGGTATTTGTTGGTGGATGTTATATGCAGCGATAGGGCTCTCCAGGTACAGCGGAGAGGCTTCACCGATAGCCGTTGCATTAGCTGATGATTCAAATAGCTGTGTATAGTCATCGATATTACTGACTGGGAACAAATGCTTGCGGTCTGAAAGGCTCAGGGCCTCTTCCCATGCAAAATAATTGGTTTCTTTGATCGGGCTCATAAAGACCGCGGGGTGAGCCCCTAGGTAATGGTATAGAGCCGTTGTGCCGGCTTTGGCAGCTCCGATAATTATAAAATTGGGTAGATTCATTCGGTTGCAGTCTTTAGTTAATGGCGCTTATCAGTGAAATAAGATGCCGATGGAAAACTAGCGATGTTATTGCTTTGTTATTGCGCTAGGAGTACTGATATTCACCGATAAGTGTTAATATTTACTGGTGATCAGGGTCAGAATATGGAGAATCTGTAACCTCAGTGAAATCATAGCATTGTGATATCTGAAGTAAATTAAAATTAGCGGTATTTTTTGATGAGGCGTGATATACCGAGCTTCCAAGCTAAATATATTCTAATAATAAAATGGCTCTTCGCTAGTGTTAATTTCATGACCAGGCTATTGATTGCCTGGTTCAAACCATAACAAACCAAGAGAAATCTTGTGACTATCCAACTATTTTTGGCTATATTTTTCATCGATATAATTTTGGAAGCTGGAATAGACTTCCCCAGTAAAATCGGCCCCATCAGTTTTAAGAATGCTTTTATCTACAGCATGTTAATTTGGGCTATTGTCAATAAAAGCAAAGAAGCGGGTATACGCCGTGACAAGTCTGTAGAACAAATTACCCTTTGGTTTATTATTTTTGGTTCATACGCGATTTTAAGTGCGTCATTTCCAATGCTTATGGGAAGGTCTGACTACCCGGCAATGTTGGCATTGAATACTATCAAGAACGAAGTGCTTGATGCATTTTCCTGTTTCTTTATATTCTGGTTCTTCACTAAAAATAGCCGCCGCCCCATGTTGGGCTTAAAAATATCGGTAGTCTTTATAGGGCTAATGTGCGCAGCAACACTTTTAGAGTCGATAATAGGTGGGCTGACAATATTTGATTTCGATGACGATTCAGCTAGACCCAATGGCCCAATGGGCGAACCCAACCAAACAGCTACGATCTTAGCCCTATGTTTGCCTATAGTTGCATCGATGGTTTTGTTTAAAGGCTTTATTCGACTTATAGCTTTGGGTGTTTGTTTTCTGATTTTGGTTACTATTGCATTAACCGGCTCAAGAGGCGGTATGTTATCGGCATTTGTTGCCTGTTCGCATATGTTTTGGTTGATGCGATCTAATATCGCCCTTTCAAATCGAGTATTAATATTAGCCGCCGCTCCGGTGGTAATGTTTTTTGCCTGGTTTATTATGCCCGAGTACTACCAGTCACTATTACTGGAGCGTTTATCTTTCTTCCAGGAAAAAGACGTAGACTGGGATACGGCGAGTGCGGGGCGAACGATAATCTGGGGCCGAGGTATCGATTTGTGGTATCAGTCACCGATTATTGGTAGCGGCTGGTCTTCATTCAAACTAACACTCGGTGGCGCATCTCACAATGTATACCTGGAATACTTGGTTTCTCTGGGAATTGTGGGGGTTATCATCGTTCTGTTGATGTACAGAAAACTCTATTTCCACTTTATGAAATTCCGAAAATTGTTTATTCGTTCTGAGGAGTCATTATTAGCTGCAGGTGCTGCTTCCGGTATTGTTGGTTTGTGTGCAGGTTTGTTCTTTGTGAATTTGTATGTGCCCTGGCTGATTGTTTGGTGCATGTTGGGATATGTAGCGGGA comes from the Oceanicoccus sagamiensis genome and includes:
- the wecC gene encoding UDP-N-acetyl-D-mannosamine dehydrogenase, producing the protein MSEKFKKICVMGLGYIGLPTASLLGTKGYEVHGVDVSQDVVDTINDGRIHIVEPDLDIMVKSAVQAGNLTASLEPCEADIFVIAVPTPFKQSVAADHVSGKQPDLSYIEQATEKISPFVKPGNLVILESTSPVGTTDEVVATLLKKNGHSVGEDVFVAHCPERVLPGRILIELVENDRVVGGINEVSTQVAVEFYEEFVRGDVLATTAKTAEMVKLTENSSRDVQIAFANELSMICETESINTWEVIELANRHPRVNILNPGPGVGGHCIAVDPWFIVDRSPSISPLIRTAREVNDTKPQWVIERVKKCADKFKNPVIACLGLAFKADVDDLRESPAFDIVKQLQEEAIGELLICEPNLKSHKEFDLVSVEEAIDKADIIMLLVDHKKFKNFKAVELGEKIVIDTRGVIK
- a CDS encoding oligosaccharide flippase family protein, coding for MFQKFIGVFALAAYARLLVPEQLSLIAIYGLFGQLALVMFGFGVVPFIIRQVPEMIHHNPDHIGAHTRKCYIIAVFAGLAFGLTLYFSLNYIPAFETLKTISDTSWAFLIIGLAAQSLNNVQLALLSALKKFKAVAAVTMFMATSTPIIILILFYFFDSDGILMGLSVASMLLCGFSRYMLSTNIDIDISVHKGIETAILKTSWPFYMEGFVMFFRRQGDQVVVAFILGDAALGIYFFAKRMVEMMANIISAADRVISTTLSHRFMTMKEKIAGDFANLMKLAVYFSPLLAIVAAILVPLYIEIISGDKYIAALIPGIILCFRVITDVTRGIVIGRMIFVVCEPSVRLKLTTFEVLIALPAMFIGGYTYGLVGIAFAPIISGVISGIYGVFILRKRLNITFPVYDVLLGFMCMFMSLAVVYYFSTYTQSMYLNTILCMLFGGMTYLVMMTNLVNKKEVSTLLKNIVPEKLHVIIHWLFKLRFVRA
- a CDS encoding putative glycoside hydrolase gives rise to the protein MIKILIIVMMLIGSNSSFADSDLFKDDFINNFQLLYGSTPKLTPSNIKQLSKNKLIGFDRFRYGQGVKQTWSEIRRNNKDAKIILYQGGPSINTKTDGHTEKYLNNVGRYKKSRGHSMGSVDDHPEWYLRWPLNVRAVFLYYPDQYILDFGNKDFQRYWLEATMTDVVKQKWVADGLMIDNCVVYHDNAWGKYVAKNIVNYKSGDEWNEAMNSFVNNLTQGLAENGQIVMANRGYSKLKKGGEAWEALDKLPSPPAVALDEGAFVVSWGRGDAAFLPEQHWLNQVELPEKINNSSVAYMAHIGSDIGEIGKDTTGSSFEFYDAFGFALGSYLLSKRADGPPTLFSFDYDKEKRGAMNRVSWFDVYETLDFGKATGRFYKVSEGKHHYYQRDFERGSVMVNPGNKVIRDIDIKAGYQERKMDATEPLSYIAKVNLKPQRAKFFQRVDLTAVK
- a CDS encoding sulfotransferase family protein, encoding MNLPNFIIIGAAKAGTTALYHYLGAHPAVFMSPIKETNYFAWEEALSLSDRKHLFPVSNIDDYTQLFESSANATAIGEASPLYLESPIAAYNIHQQIPKAKLIVSLRNPVERAISGYLMHVRSGKINLDLNHQFTADEHYVNAGFYHENLNRFYDLFPRENIHVSLYETFNKNPEKIINDLYSFVDVDTNFQPDLREKHNIGQVPKNPTLNKWLRNRKLKQLAQDYFPGFLKKAGKFILNKNMSARPDFSRETKLKLLELYKQDIEKTQQLTGLDLSQWLHFN
- a CDS encoding O-antigen ligase family protein — translated: MTIQLFLAIFFIDIILEAGIDFPSKIGPISFKNAFIYSMLIWAIVNKSKEAGIRRDKSVEQITLWFIIFGSYAILSASFPMLMGRSDYPAMLALNTIKNEVLDAFSCFFIFWFFTKNSRRPMLGLKISVVFIGLMCAATLLESIIGGLTIFDFDDDSARPNGPMGEPNQTATILALCLPIVASMVLFKGFIRLIALGVCFLILVTIALTGSRGGMLSAFVACSHMFWLMRSNIALSNRVLILAAAPVVMFFAWFIMPEYYQSLLLERLSFFQEKDVDWDTASAGRTIIWGRGIDLWYQSPIIGSGWSSFKLTLGGASHNVYLEYLVSLGIVGVIIVLLMYRKLYFHFMKFRKLFIRSEESLLAAGAASGIVGLCAGLFFVNLYVPWLIVWCMLGYVAGIKTKQLIEYRVNQITLQQAQQAQQAPEAVK